The Mesobacillus jeotgali genome window below encodes:
- a CDS encoding class I SAM-dependent methyltransferase: MGFFKTIKEFIDSHYKTPRGIIGAYIGEKMVRQHKTENNWSIELMNIQQGDRILELGCGAGYAIKLIFENHLAEEIVGLDISSTIIRSARIRNKKAINEKRVKLVQANFNKLPFPNEAFNTVFSIQTIYFWTDITTTLSEIFRVLEPKGVIILTFSDCKENETWESIRSITENQVIPSMKKAGFRDVTFVRGPDSRGYHTVAVRGKRPALGS; the protein is encoded by the coding sequence ATGGGCTTCTTCAAAACTATTAAAGAATTTATAGATAGTCATTATAAAACACCAAGAGGAATTATAGGCGCATATATTGGCGAAAAAATGGTAAGGCAGCACAAGACTGAAAACAATTGGTCAATAGAACTAATGAATATTCAACAAGGGGACAGGATTTTAGAGTTGGGGTGTGGTGCAGGATATGCAATTAAATTAATTTTTGAAAACCATTTAGCTGAAGAAATAGTCGGTTTGGACATTTCTTCAACCATTATTCGATCAGCAAGAATTAGAAACAAGAAGGCAATAAATGAAAAGAGAGTAAAACTAGTACAAGCAAATTTCAATAAGTTGCCCTTTCCTAATGAAGCTTTCAATACAGTCTTCAGTATCCAAACTATTTATTTTTGGACTGATATAACTACGACATTATCAGAAATCTTTAGGGTTTTAGAGCCAAAAGGAGTTATCATCCTTACTTTTTCTGACTGCAAAGAAAACGAAACTTGGGAAAGTATAAGAAGTATTACTGAAAATCAAGTAATTCCGTCTATGAAGAAAGCAGGATTTAGAGACGTTACGTTTGTCAGAGGTCCAGATTCAAGAGGATATCATACCGTTGCAGTTAGGGGAAAGAGGCCTGCACTAGGTTCTTAA
- a CDS encoding DinB family protein — MFLEQLDMHCHENEWFASLDQALHGVSAAEAAWSSSGISNSIWQIVNHLIFWNEDVIHRLKGTENPQKAEHNEETFGNPGDPEDEIGWAQTVQRLNEVMNKLKTVISVLDDEKLKAPYADNSYSMKRLLSNIMMHDTYHLGQIVLLRKLQSSWGGVDWS, encoded by the coding sequence ATGTTTTTAGAACAACTCGACATGCATTGCCATGAGAATGAGTGGTTTGCATCCTTGGATCAGGCGCTTCATGGAGTCAGCGCGGCTGAGGCAGCATGGTCAAGTTCAGGAATCAGCAATTCGATTTGGCAGATTGTCAACCACTTAATATTTTGGAATGAAGATGTAATCCATCGACTTAAGGGCACAGAGAATCCGCAAAAGGCAGAACACAATGAAGAAACCTTTGGAAATCCGGGGGATCCAGAAGACGAAATTGGGTGGGCCCAGACAGTTCAGCGACTTAATGAAGTGATGAATAAATTAAAAACGGTCATTTCGGTTCTTGACGATGAAAAGTTAAAAGCTCCGTATGCAGATAACAGCTACTCTATGAAACGTTTACTCAGCAATATCATGATGCACGATACGTATCATCTAGGCCAAATTGTTTTGTTGCGAAAGTTGCAATCCTCTTGGGGTGGTGTTGATTGGTCCTAA
- a CDS encoding alpha/beta hydrolase: MTYWETKTINTPRGNFEVFVKGEGNPICVTHHYSEFNHTGDYFADTFTENNMVYLVNLKQAGNSSKANEAHELSMFDAVYDLEAIRKALGYSKWSFAGHSTGGMIGVIYGIHFSKSLTSLIMVGAAARKYANSSSECIYHPDHPHFDRMQQLIETLKRSDLSPSERECFSKERTKLSLFHPDKYDEYFSLGIHKKMSAPRMNFFIREEMIFDVTRELEKISTNTLILSGRYDVQCPLSFSVEMNELIPKSQLIIFNESNHYPFLEEKMLFRQVISTYLKETVPY; the protein is encoded by the coding sequence ATGACCTACTGGGAAACGAAAACCATTAACACCCCACGCGGAAACTTTGAGGTCTTTGTAAAAGGAGAGGGCAATCCGATTTGCGTTACTCATCATTATTCAGAGTTTAATCATACAGGTGATTACTTTGCAGATACTTTTACAGAAAATAATATGGTCTACCTTGTGAATTTAAAACAAGCTGGAAATTCAAGTAAGGCAAATGAGGCTCACGAGTTGAGTATGTTTGATGCTGTATACGATCTTGAAGCAATCCGAAAGGCCCTGGGTTATTCCAAATGGAGCTTTGCTGGACACTCGACAGGAGGTATGATAGGAGTCATTTACGGTATACATTTTTCAAAGTCACTTACTTCACTAATAATGGTCGGGGCAGCTGCAAGGAAATATGCTAATTCATCCTCTGAATGTATCTATCATCCTGACCACCCACACTTTGACCGAATGCAGCAACTTATTGAGACCTTAAAACGCTCTGATTTATCACCTAGTGAAAGGGAGTGTTTCTCAAAAGAGAGAACTAAGCTGTCTCTATTTCATCCGGATAAGTATGATGAATACTTTTCTTTAGGCATACATAAAAAGATGTCTGCTCCAAGAATGAATTTTTTTATTAGGGAAGAAATGATCTTTGATGTAACCCGTGAGTTAGAAAAAATCTCAACTAATACTTTAATTTTGAGTGGCCGTTACGATGTACAATGCCCGCTTTCTTTCTCAGTAGAAATGAATGAGTTAATACCAAAGTCACAACTAATTATTTTTAATGAAAGCAATCATTACCCTTTCCTTGAAGAAAAGATGTTGTTTAGACAAGTCATCTCAACTTACTTAAAAGAAACGGTTCCTTATTGA